The following proteins are encoded in a genomic region of Mycobacterium kiyosense:
- the secY gene encoding protein translocase subunit SecY, with protein MLSAFISSLRTVDLRRKILFTLGIVILYRVGATLPSPGVNFHNVQQCIKEASGGQAGQIYSLINLFSGGALLKLTVFAVGVMPYITASIIVQLLTVVIPRFEELRKEGQAGQAKMTQYTRYLAIALAILQATSIVALAANGGLLQGCSLDILANQTIFSEIVIVLVMTAGAALVMWMGELITERGIGNGMSLLIFVGIAARIPAEGNQILESRGGMIFAAVCGAALLIIVGVVFVEQGQRRIPVQYAKRMVGRRMYGGTSTYLPLKVNQAGVIPVIFASSLIYIPNLITQLVNSGGGGGRGWWSKFVSKYLSDPSNPVYIGIYFGLIIFFTYFYVSITFNPDERADEMKKFGGFIPGIRPGRPTADYLRYVLSRITLPGSIYLGVISVLPNVFLQMGNSGGIQNLPFGGTAVLIMIGVGLDTVKQIESQLMQRNYEGFLK; from the coding sequence GTGCTTTCGGCTTTCATCTCATCGCTGCGAACAGTCGACCTGAGACGGAAGATTCTCTTCACGCTGGGCATCGTCATCCTGTACCGCGTCGGCGCCACGCTGCCGTCGCCCGGGGTCAACTTCCACAACGTCCAGCAGTGCATCAAAGAGGCCAGCGGTGGACAGGCCGGACAGATCTACTCGCTGATCAACCTGTTCTCCGGCGGGGCGTTGCTGAAGCTGACGGTGTTCGCGGTGGGCGTGATGCCCTACATCACCGCGAGCATCATCGTGCAGCTGCTCACCGTGGTCATCCCGCGCTTCGAAGAGCTGCGCAAAGAAGGTCAGGCCGGCCAGGCCAAGATGACGCAGTACACGCGTTACCTCGCGATCGCGCTGGCCATACTGCAGGCCACCAGCATCGTGGCGCTGGCCGCCAATGGCGGGCTGCTGCAAGGTTGTTCGCTGGACATCCTGGCCAACCAGACCATCTTCTCCGAGATCGTGATCGTGCTGGTGATGACCGCCGGCGCGGCCCTGGTGATGTGGATGGGTGAGCTGATCACCGAACGCGGCATCGGCAACGGTATGTCGCTGCTGATCTTCGTCGGTATCGCCGCCCGGATTCCGGCCGAAGGCAACCAGATCCTGGAGAGCCGCGGCGGGATGATCTTCGCGGCGGTCTGCGGGGCCGCGCTGCTGATCATCGTCGGCGTGGTGTTCGTCGAGCAGGGCCAGCGGCGGATTCCGGTGCAGTACGCCAAGCGCATGGTGGGACGGCGGATGTACGGCGGAACCTCGACCTACCTGCCACTGAAGGTCAACCAGGCCGGCGTCATCCCGGTGATCTTCGCGTCCTCGCTGATCTACATCCCCAACCTGATCACCCAATTGGTGAACAGCGGCGGCGGCGGTGGCCGCGGCTGGTGGAGCAAATTCGTCAGCAAATATCTGTCCGATCCGAGCAACCCGGTTTACATCGGCATCTATTTCGGCCTGATCATCTTCTTCACGTACTTCTACGTTTCGATCACGTTCAATCCCGACGAACGCGCCGACGAAATGAAGAAGTTCGGCGGCTTCATTCCCGGTATCCGCCCCGGCCGACCGACCGCCGATTACCTGCGCTATGTGCTGAGCCGGATCACCCTGCCCGGCTCGATCTACCTCGGTGTGATCTCGGTGCTGCCCAACGTGTTCCTGCAGATGGGTAACAGCGGCGGGATCCAGAATCTACCCTTCGGGGGAACCGCGGTGCTGATCATGATCGGTGTCGGGTTGGATACGGTCAAGCAAATCGAGAGTCAGCTCATGCAGCGCAACTATGAAGGGTTCCTCAAGTGA
- the adk gene encoding adenylate kinase — MRVVLLGPPGAGKGTQAEKLAEKLNIPHISTGELFRSNIQQGTKLGLEAKRYLDAGDLVPSELTNELVDARLNDSDAANGFILDGYPRSVEQAKALHDMLQRRGTDIDAVVEFRVSEDELLTRLKGRGRADDTEDVILNRMKVYQDETAPLLDYYRDELKTVDAVGTLDEVFARALQALGK; from the coding sequence GTGAGAGTCGTACTGCTTGGTCCGCCGGGGGCGGGCAAGGGAACACAAGCGGAGAAGCTGGCCGAAAAGCTCAACATCCCCCACATATCCACCGGGGAACTGTTCCGTTCGAACATCCAGCAGGGCACCAAGCTCGGGCTGGAGGCCAAGCGTTACCTGGATGCCGGCGACCTGGTGCCATCCGAGCTGACCAACGAACTCGTCGACGCCCGGCTGAACGATTCGGACGCGGCCAACGGGTTCATCCTCGACGGGTACCCGCGCTCGGTCGAACAGGCCAAGGCCCTGCACGACATGTTGCAGCGTCGTGGCACCGACATCGACGCGGTGGTGGAGTTCCGGGTGTCCGAAGACGAACTGCTGACCCGGCTGAAGGGCCGTGGTCGTGCCGACGACACCGAGGACGTCATCCTCAACCGGATGAAGGTCTACCAGGACGAGACCGCGCCGCTGTTGGACTACTACCGCGACGAACTGAAGACTGTCGACGCGGTGGGCACCCTCGACGAGGTGTTCGCCCGCGCGCTGCAGGCATTGGGCAAGTAA
- the mapA gene encoding methionine aminopeptidase, with protein sequence MGALARLRGRRVVPQRTAGELDAMAAAGAVVAAALRAVQSAASAGVSTLALDEIAESVIREAGAVPSFLGYHGYPASICSSVNDRVVHGIPSATEVLAPGDLVSIDCGAILDGWHGDAAVTFGIDSLIPADEALSQATKESLEAGIAAMVIGNRLTDVSHAIETGTRAAAARYDRAFGIVEGYGGHGIGRQMHMDPFLPNEGVPGRGPLLAAGSVLAIEPMLTLGSGKTNVLDDKWTVITIDGSRAAHWEHTVAVTEDGPRILTL encoded by the coding sequence ATGGGTGCCCTGGCACGACTGCGGGGCCGCCGGGTCGTACCGCAACGCACCGCCGGTGAGCTCGACGCCATGGCCGCGGCGGGCGCCGTGGTCGCCGCGGCGTTGCGCGCGGTGCAGTCCGCCGCCTCAGCCGGAGTGTCCACCCTGGCGCTGGACGAGATCGCCGAATCGGTGATCCGCGAGGCCGGCGCCGTCCCGTCGTTCCTGGGCTACCACGGATACCCGGCTTCGATCTGCTCGTCGGTCAATGACCGTGTGGTGCACGGCATTCCGTCGGCCACCGAGGTCCTCGCGCCCGGTGACCTCGTCTCCATCGACTGCGGCGCCATCCTGGACGGCTGGCACGGCGACGCCGCCGTCACCTTCGGGATCGACAGCCTCATTCCGGCCGACGAAGCCCTGTCCCAGGCCACCAAGGAGTCGCTGGAAGCCGGCATCGCGGCGATGGTCATCGGGAACCGGCTGACCGACGTCTCGCACGCCATCGAAACCGGAACCCGTGCCGCCGCGGCCCGCTACGACCGCGCATTCGGCATCGTCGAGGGGTACGGCGGCCACGGCATCGGCCGGCAGATGCACATGGACCCGTTCCTGCCCAACGAAGGTGTCCCCGGCCGGGGGCCGTTACTGGCGGCCGGATCGGTGCTGGCCATCGAACCGATGTTGACGCTGGGCAGCGGAAAGACGAACGTCCTGGACGACAAATGGACGGTCATCACCATCGACGGGTCCCGCGCGGCGCATTGGGAACACACCGTGGCGGTCACCGAGGATGGTCCGCGTATCCTCACCCTCTGA